Genomic DNA from Acuticoccus sp. MNP-M23:
TCTGCACATATGCAGTTATGACCACCGCAAGAGAGAATGCGGTTGCGAAGAACGCGTAGATCGCGAACCCGATGGCCGTGCATCCAAGCGTTGCGGCCGCAACACGCAACAGACCGTCCTCAGCGCCAAGTCCGACCGAGAGGGCCGCCATCCACGCCATGACCGCCTTCGGGTTCGAGAGGTTGAGGATGAGCCCGCGCATGAACCAGCGCCCTTCGCGCGGCGGGATGGTGTCGGAGCCGGCATCCGGTGCCGTTTCGCGGCGCATGGCGGAACGCGCCGACTTGTACGCAAGCCAGAAGAGATAAAGCCCGCCCGCAATCTTGAGCGCGGCAAGCAGCTGCGTCGTCGATTGCAGCACAGCGCCAATTCCCGTCGCGGCCAGGATGCCCCAGAAGCCGAGGCCGAGGCCCAGCCCTGCGCCGAACAGCAGGCCGTTCCGACGTCCCGAAGAGGCCGACACCGTGCTGACCGCAAGCGTTGCGGGGCCGGGCGATACGGCGATGATGAAGAAGGCGGCAAAAATCGCCGCCAGTCCGGTCGGTTCAACCATGGGTACCTCCGAGCGACTGGGGTCGAGCTTGCAGGCAGTTTGTCGGCGTGCCTTGCCAAAGCATACCCGGCCGACGAAGGCGCTGCCTCTCATCTCCGCGCGAAAATGGACCGCAGCGTCAGAAAATGAAGTCCCCAACATTGAGCGTGTCGAACGACAGGCCTTCGACCACCACGCTGCCAGTGCCGCCGAGGACCGAAAGGTCGATCCGGATCGCGTCGCCGCCGGCTTCGCTGAGTGCGGGGTAAAGGTCGGTCAGAAAGTCGGCTTCTTCACGGCCGTAGGTGCTGAGATCGATCCGGTCGCGCCCGTTTTCGAAGTCGAGGATGGTGTCGTTGCCATTGAGAAGGCCGATGATGAATTCGTCGGCGCCCTCGCCGCCGGTCATGTCGTCATTGCCCCGGCCGCTGCGCAGGATGTCGGCCCCGGCGCCGCCGTCCATCGTGCCGCCGCCCGCACCGGCGTGCAGCCGGTCGTCGCCGTTGCCGCCCTCCAGCGTGTCGCGCCCTCTGCCACCATCGAGGAAATCATCGCCATTGCCGCCGCGCACGAGATCGTCGCCGCCGCCGCCGCGCACGGTGTCATTGCCATTGCCGCCGGACAGCGCGTCGTCGGCAGCGCCGCCGAGCACCAGGTCATCACCGCTGCCGCCGTTCACGGTTGCAGCAGCCGTTGCGGTGCGGAAGCGATCATCACCGCCGCCAAGCGCCACGGCGTCCAGCGCATCGTCGCCGCGGAAGTTGAAGCGGTCGTCGCCGCCGCCGGTGTCGACCGGGCCGTCGAACCGGCCATCGCCGCCGACGAGATCGTCGCCGGCGCCGAGCGAGACCGCGCCTTTGATAAGGCCACTGTTGTGAAGCAGCGTTTCGCTGTTTGCGCCGCGCACATGGAGGATGCTGCTGTCATCCGCGTTCGGTTCGCCGTCCGGACCGGGGCGAAGGCTGAGGCTGCCGCCCTCCCGCACTTTCACGACGGCGGTGTCGCTTTCGATCACCACACCGTTGCTGCCGCCGCGGAACACGGCGTCCCCGGCAACCACAAAACGGCTGGCATCATTCTCGTCGCCCACAACCGAAACGCCGAATGCGGTGCCGGGGAAGTCGCCGTTGTCTCCGTCGAAGGTGGAAACGAAGCGGCCATCGGCGCGGACAACACCTCTGCCTTCCACCACGAGCGTCTTGTCGCTGAGCGTGGACAGGACCGGGCCGCCATTATTGTGGAGGAAGGAGAGCCTCGCAGTCATGTCGTTAAAATCGTTGTCGGCACCGGCCTGTCCGGCCTCATCGTCGAAGGCGAAGATGTTGTCGCCCAGGGTCCGGGGCGCAATGATGATCTCGCCATCCGCGGTGATCAGCATCGGCGCGTAATAACCGGTCTCGCCCGCCAGATCCCATACGGTCGTTTGGGTGAAATCGCCGCTGCCGCGCAGATTGAAACCACCGTCGAGGTTGGCGCGGACGGCGTCGCGGAAGGCATCGGTCTCGCCATATGCAACGCCGTCGACGCTCCATATGCCGGTGTCGGCGCTGATGTCCATCCGCACGAAGGCGAGGCGGTTGGACTGATCGGTGCTGCCGGTCGCGTCGACGTTGATGTAAGTCCCGGCCTCCAGATAAACGACCGGGGCGCCGGTGGCGCGCTGCGCGCTTGCCAGAACCTCATCCGAGGAATGGTGATTGTCGGTCCGGGCGTGCAGCGTGTAGCCGTCGATGGTGACGTCTGCGGTACCGGCCGCACCGCGGGAGACCTTCGTGCCGTCGGTCTCCACCGCGCCATCGCCGGACAGTGTGGCGAAGGCAAACCGCAGGTCCGCCGGCAGATAGGCCGTTTTTCTGCCGCCGAAAACGAGCGTGCCGTCATCATGGTGGTGGGCGCCGATGGTGGCCACCACGGCGTCTTCGATGGAAACACCGGCTTTCAGAGTTTTCGCGTCCACTGCCCTTC
This window encodes:
- a CDS encoding LysE family transporter; the protein is MVEPTGLAAIFAAFFIIAVSPGPATLAVSTVSASSGRRNGLLFGAGLGLGLGFWGILAATGIGAVLQSTTQLLAALKIAGGLYLFWLAYKSARSAMRRETAPDAGSDTIPPREGRWFMRGLILNLSNPKAVMAWMAALSVGLGAEDGLLRVAAATLGCTAIGFAIYAFFATAFSLAVVITAYVQMRRWIDGVVAGLYALFGIALLRSAIAKGPAAG